From the genome of Amycolatopsis sp. NBC_01488, one region includes:
- a CDS encoding LysR family transcriptional regulator, which produces MMRDFDLNLVRTFVLLYETRSVTATAESLHVTQPTISYSLQKLRRRFSDELFRRTGGGLVPTTTARALYEPLHSALSGIETAVSGAWSFSPSTARAAFTLCLSDLGEISLLPRLMAALPSRAPGVRLTVRPLDVEGAADQLGRGEIDAFIASSLISSQRVARIPLFSEGYLGMVAGDHPRLGASVDFEQLAAERHVTVFGPTGHDGPRRALEARGLLDRVVLEVTRFAALPYLVQDGELVAMVPRLVAEMFAAQHRVRLFELPLEVEPAQVSVYTRHPHARSPAQHWLVDFMREVLG; this is translated from the coding sequence ATGATGCGGGACTTCGACCTCAACCTCGTGCGCACGTTCGTCCTGCTCTACGAGACCCGCAGCGTGACCGCGACGGCCGAGTCCCTGCACGTCACGCAGCCGACGATCAGCTACAGCCTGCAGAAGCTGCGGCGCCGGTTCTCCGACGAGCTGTTCCGCCGCACCGGCGGCGGCCTGGTGCCGACGACGACCGCCCGCGCGCTCTACGAACCGCTGCACAGCGCGCTGTCCGGCATCGAGACGGCGGTCAGCGGCGCGTGGTCGTTCTCGCCGTCGACCGCCCGGGCGGCGTTCACGCTGTGCCTGTCGGACCTGGGGGAGATCTCGCTGCTGCCGCGCCTGATGGCGGCGCTGCCCTCCCGCGCGCCCGGCGTCCGGCTCACCGTCCGCCCGCTCGACGTCGAGGGCGCCGCCGACCAGCTCGGCCGCGGCGAGATCGACGCGTTCATCGCGTCGTCGCTGATCAGCTCCCAGCGCGTGGCGCGGATCCCGCTGTTCTCCGAGGGCTACCTGGGGATGGTGGCCGGCGACCACCCGCGCCTGGGCGCTTCGGTCGACTTCGAGCAGCTGGCGGCGGAGCGCCACGTGACGGTGTTCGGCCCGACCGGCCACGACGGCCCGCGCCGCGCCCTGGAGGCGCGCGGGCTGCTCGACCGGGTGGTCCTGGAGGTGACCCGCTTCGCGGCCCTGCCGTACCTGGTCCAGGACGGCGAGCTGGTGGCGATGGTGCCGCGCCTGGTGGCGGAGATGTTCGCGGCCCAGCACCGCGTCCGGCTCTTCGAGCTGCCCTTGGAAGTCGAGCCGGCGCAGGTGTCGGTCTACACGCGACACCCGCACGCCCGCAGCCCCGCGCAGCACTGGCTGGTGGACTTCATGCGGGAGGTGCTGGGTTAG
- the mdlC gene encoding benzoylformate decarboxylase, with protein MPTARRLAHEFLHRRGLTTIFGNPGSNELPFLAELPDGFRYVLGLHEGAVVGMADGYAQVTGRPVLVNLHAAAGSGNAMGALTNAAYSRTPLVLTAGQQVRAAIGMEAMLANVDATQLMRPLVGWAGEPSCAEDVPRSLAQAVFEAELHRRPTYLSVPYDDWAAELDANAAATLDRSVQRGLIPSETQLDDLATSVATAKNPSLVLGGDLDALGLFDRAVALAEHLDLPTWVAPSPHRLPFPNRHRLFRGVLPAGIAPISDALTGHDLVLVLGAPVFRYHQYVPGAYLPAGTRLVQVTDDFGAAARAPMGEALVADPAPVIEALLAKVPRRGSRGDFAGNPAPKTGTTALHPEQVFAALRETQAEDTRYVVESTSTNSAWWRQLDLRREGSYFFPAAGGLGFGLPAAVGVAMGSPDRPVVGVIGDGSANYGITALWTAAHHRVPVTFVILRNGVYGALRWFGELLGTPDVPGTEIPGLDFTAIAAGYGVDATTVTDEDDLRTQLKTTPDGPRLIQVDTEPTSPE; from the coding sequence ATGCCCACCGCCCGCCGGCTCGCCCACGAGTTCCTGCACCGCAGGGGCCTGACCACGATCTTCGGCAATCCCGGCTCCAACGAGCTGCCGTTCCTCGCCGAGCTGCCGGACGGCTTCCGCTACGTCCTGGGGCTGCACGAAGGCGCCGTCGTCGGGATGGCCGACGGCTACGCCCAGGTGACCGGCCGCCCGGTGCTGGTCAACCTGCACGCCGCCGCCGGCTCGGGCAACGCGATGGGCGCGCTGACCAACGCCGCCTACTCCCGCACTCCGCTGGTGCTCACCGCCGGCCAGCAGGTGCGCGCGGCCATCGGCATGGAGGCGATGCTCGCCAACGTCGACGCCACGCAGCTCATGCGACCCCTCGTCGGGTGGGCCGGCGAGCCGAGCTGCGCCGAAGACGTCCCGCGGTCGCTCGCGCAGGCGGTCTTCGAAGCCGAGCTGCACCGGCGCCCGACGTACCTCTCGGTGCCCTACGACGACTGGGCCGCCGAACTCGACGCGAACGCGGCCGCGACGCTCGACCGGAGCGTCCAAAGAGGACTTATTCCGAGCGAGACCCAGCTCGACGATCTCGCGACAAGTGTTGCCACGGCGAAGAACCCCTCGCTCGTCCTCGGTGGCGACCTCGACGCGCTGGGCTTGTTCGACCGCGCCGTCGCGCTCGCCGAGCACCTCGACCTGCCGACGTGGGTGGCGCCGTCGCCGCACCGGCTGCCCTTCCCCAACCGGCACCGGCTCTTCCGCGGGGTGCTGCCCGCGGGCATCGCGCCGATCTCGGACGCGCTGACCGGGCACGACCTCGTGCTCGTGCTGGGCGCGCCGGTGTTCCGCTACCACCAGTACGTGCCGGGTGCGTACCTGCCGGCGGGCACGCGGCTGGTGCAGGTGACCGACGACTTCGGGGCGGCGGCCCGCGCGCCGATGGGCGAGGCGCTGGTCGCCGACCCCGCGCCGGTGATCGAGGCGCTGCTGGCCAAGGTGCCGCGACGCGGATCGCGCGGTGACTTCGCCGGGAACCCGGCACCGAAGACCGGGACGACCGCGCTGCACCCGGAGCAGGTCTTCGCGGCGCTGCGGGAAACCCAGGCCGAGGACACCCGCTACGTCGTCGAATCGACGTCGACGAACTCGGCGTGGTGGCGGCAGCTGGACCTGCGCCGCGAGGGCTCGTACTTCTTCCCGGCCGCCGGCGGCCTCGGGTTCGGCCTGCCCGCCGCCGTCGGAGTCGCGATGGGCAGCCCGGACCGCCCGGTCGTCGGCGTCATCGGCGACGGCTCGGCCAACTACGGCATCACGGCGCTGTGGACCGCCGCGCACCACCGCGTCCCGGTCACGTTCGTGATCCTGCGCAACGGCGTCTACGGCGCGCTGCGGTGGTTCGGCGAGCTGCTCGGCACACCGGACGTGCCCGGGACCGAGATCCCCGGCCTGGACTTCACCGCCATCGCGGCGGGTTACGGCGTCGACGCCACCACTGTCACCGACGAAGACGACCTCCGCACCCAGCTCAAGACGACCCCGGACGGCCCGCGGCTGATCCAGGTCGACACCGAACCGACCTCCCCGGAGTGA